Proteins encoded in a region of the Paenibacillus pedocola genome:
- a CDS encoding LytTR family transcriptional regulator DNA-binding domain-containing protein produces MRVLQNDGSSLDIREEDILYFSSFKNAIFVHTKEGEFVLPTTLSDLLIAYKGKGFERLDRNNVVSLDKVDKYDAERKIVHFSQAEQFATVSESNEPRIKRFLASRIKESAD; encoded by the coding sequence ATGCGTGTCTTACAAAACGACGGCTCCTCCCTGGATATTAGGGAAGAAGATATATTGTATTTCTCAAGTTTTAAGAATGCAATATTCGTCCATACGAAAGAAGGCGAGTTTGTTCTCCCCACTACTCTTTCCGATCTGTTGATTGCTTACAAGGGTAAAGGATTCGAACGCCTTGACCGTAACAATGTTGTCAGTCTTGACAAGGTTGACAAGTACGACGCCGAGCGGAAAATCGTTCATTTTTCCCAAGCCGAACAATTTGCGACTGTCTCGGAGTCTAACGAACCTCGCATCAAAAGATTTCTGGCTTCCCGCATAAAAGAATCCGCAGACTGA
- the recN gene encoding DNA repair protein RecN has product MLETLSIRNLAVVEAVDVHFYPGFHVLTGETGAGKSIIIDALGLIAGGRGSADSIRYGCEKAEMEALFSLPAGHPVWETLERLGIGGHREEHLVIRREITSLGKSTSRVNGQMVNLSMLREIGEQLVNIHGQHEHQNLLKAERHLGLLDTYGEAIIGPLKADYQEKYSAFAKVEKELRELQESSQKAYQMLDLYRFQLEEISSARLKPGEDELLAEERVKLSHSEKMMDSVSGAYELLYDRQGLESIGNVISRLEDAVRYDEKGLRSVLDQLQSSYYQLEDAAFQLRDYREDIEFNPARLEEIENRLDLITGLRRKYGDSVEQILAYYEQIHRETDLLENKDEYIEKLTVKRDGLLSTLMEAARALSRARSQCAADLSTQVEGELKDLQMERTSLQVKLDTLEDPRGVEYQDRRYRLTRQGIDSAEFMISPNPGEPLRPLGKIASGGELSRIMLAMKSIFARTDAIPVLIFDEVDTGVSGRAAQSIADKLYKLSSTCQVFSITHLPQVACMADHQYLIRKKVEDGRTMTEVDSLTAEGRVMELARMLGGVEITEKTLHHAQEMLGLAEASKAAIG; this is encoded by the coding sequence GTGTTAGAGACCTTGTCGATCCGCAATCTAGCCGTTGTTGAAGCGGTAGATGTGCATTTTTATCCTGGTTTTCATGTACTTACAGGGGAGACCGGTGCCGGGAAATCGATCATTATCGATGCGCTGGGCCTCATTGCCGGCGGCCGCGGTTCCGCGGATTCCATCCGCTACGGCTGCGAAAAGGCAGAGATGGAGGCGCTGTTCAGTCTGCCCGCCGGCCATCCGGTGTGGGAAACGCTGGAGCGTCTGGGCATCGGGGGTCATCGTGAAGAGCATCTGGTCATCCGCCGAGAAATCACCTCCCTTGGCAAAAGCACCTCGCGCGTTAACGGGCAGATGGTTAATCTCAGCATGCTGCGTGAAATCGGTGAGCAGCTGGTAAATATCCACGGCCAGCATGAACACCAGAATCTGCTTAAGGCGGAGCGTCATCTCGGGCTGCTGGATACATATGGCGAAGCCATAATCGGACCGCTCAAAGCCGATTATCAAGAGAAATATTCCGCGTTTGCCAAGGTGGAAAAAGAACTGCGGGAACTTCAGGAATCCAGCCAAAAAGCGTATCAAATGCTGGATTTGTACCGTTTTCAGCTGGAGGAAATTTCTTCTGCGCGATTAAAACCGGGAGAAGATGAATTACTTGCCGAAGAACGGGTCAAACTATCCCACAGCGAGAAAATGATGGATTCGGTATCCGGCGCATACGAGCTGTTGTATGACAGGCAGGGCCTGGAGTCCATCGGTAACGTCATCTCCCGGCTGGAGGATGCGGTCCGTTACGATGAGAAGGGGCTGCGCTCGGTACTGGATCAGCTGCAGTCGTCCTATTATCAGCTGGAGGATGCCGCTTTTCAGCTGCGGGACTACCGGGAGGATATCGAGTTCAATCCGGCCCGGCTGGAGGAGATCGAGAACCGCCTTGATCTGATCACCGGCCTGCGCCGTAAATACGGGGACAGTGTCGAGCAGATTCTGGCCTATTACGAACAGATTCACCGGGAGACGGATCTGCTGGAGAATAAGGATGAATACATCGAGAAGCTGACTGTGAAGCGGGATGGACTGCTCAGCACCTTAATGGAAGCAGCACGGGCACTTAGCAGGGCACGAAGTCAGTGTGCGGCAGACCTCTCTACTCAGGTTGAAGGCGAGCTCAAGGATCTGCAGATGGAGCGGACGTCGCTCCAGGTAAAGCTGGATACGCTGGAGGATCCGCGGGGCGTAGAATATCAGGACCGCCGTTACCGGCTGACCCGGCAAGGAATCGACAGCGCCGAATTTATGATCTCCCCGAACCCGGGGGAGCCGCTTAGACCGCTAGGCAAAATCGCCTCAGGCGGGGAGCTGTCACGGATTATGCTGGCGATGAAGAGTATTTTTGCCCGGACGGATGCTATACCTGTGCTGATTTTTGATGAAGTGGATACCGGGGTCAGCGGACGTGCAGCCCAATCCATTGCCGATAAATTGTACAAGCTGTCCTCCACGTGCCAGGTGTTCTCCATTACGCATCTGCCGCAAGTGGCCTGTATGGCCGACCATCAATATCTGATCCGCAAAAAAGTCGAGGACGGGCGCACAATGACCGAAGTGGACTCCCTCACAGCAGAAGGCAGAGTCATGGAGCTTGCCCGCATGCTGGGCGGCGTGGAAATTACCGAAAAAACATTGCATCACGCACAGGAAATGCTCGGTCTGGCCGAGGCCAGCAAAGCAGCCATAGGGTAA
- the ahrC gene encoding transcriptional regulator AhrC/ArgR, which yields MKGHRHIKIREIITQKDIETQDELVDSLREAGFQVTQATVSRDIKELLLIKVPMDDGRYKYSLPTDQRYNPTQKLKRVLVDNFVQIDYSGNLVVMKCLPGTANSVAALIDNIDWPQIMGTISGDDTILIICRQPEDSKNVIAQIMGYIS from the coding sequence ATGAAGGGACACAGGCATATCAAGATCCGTGAGATCATTACACAGAAAGACATTGAAACACAGGATGAGTTGGTGGATTCACTGCGTGAAGCGGGCTTCCAGGTTACCCAGGCAACAGTATCCAGGGACATCAAGGAGCTGCTGCTGATCAAGGTGCCGATGGATGACGGAAGATATAAATATTCGCTTCCGACCGACCAGCGCTATAATCCGACACAGAAGCTAAAAAGAGTGCTGGTGGATAATTTTGTCCAGATTGATTACTCCGGCAACCTTGTGGTTATGAAATGTCTTCCGGGAACGGCTAACTCGGTGGCGGCGCTGATTGACAATATTGACTGGCCGCAGATTATGGGCACCATTTCCGGTGACGATACCATTCTGATTATTTGCCGGCAGCCGGAAGACAGCAAGAACGTAATTGCGCAAATAATGGGATATATCTCCTAA
- a CDS encoding accessory gene regulator ArgB-like protein: MKRANPEETCSVEIMQYALNIILNTLLTITASLALGWLFNNFTQTLIFYFCFSVLRLCSGGFHLKTAAACNVVTTLICVAPPLLINITGTSLWIINALSFFIMLLFAPNPDKNAQIPFRYYPGLKLASIVLVGLNFFIGSSVIGLAYLVQSLTVIPWKGRLKV, encoded by the coding sequence CTGAAGCGGGCCAATCCAGAGGAAACCTGCTCTGTTGAAATCATGCAATATGCCCTGAACATCATCCTAAATACCCTGCTAACCATCACAGCTTCCCTTGCCCTTGGCTGGCTGTTTAATAATTTCACTCAAACATTAATCTTTTACTTCTGTTTTTCTGTACTGCGTCTATGTTCAGGAGGCTTTCATCTTAAAACAGCAGCAGCCTGCAACGTTGTTACCACTTTAATTTGTGTAGCCCCCCCCTTATTAATAAATATCACTGGGACCTCGCTTTGGATAATAAATGCTTTATCCTTTTTCATTATGCTTTTATTTGCCCCCAACCCGGATAAAAATGCACAAATTCCGTTCAGATATTATCCAGGGTTGAAGCTGGCTTCCATAGTATTGGTAGGGTTGAACTTTTTTATTGGCTCGTCTGTCATTGGATTGGCTTATCTCGTGCAATCCTTAACAGTAATTCCATGGAAAGGGAGGTTAAAAGTATGA
- the sda gene encoding sporulation histidine kinase inhibitor Sda: protein MDYYFHPSPRPSSLELLSDEQLLNIYELAVEAKASPDFIEIIVSVLSGRKSAASKIQDV from the coding sequence ATGGATTATTATTTTCATCCTTCTCCGCGACCCTCATCACTTGAATTATTATCTGACGAGCAGTTGTTGAATATCTATGAATTAGCGGTGGAGGCAAAAGCTTCGCCTGATTTTATTGAAATCATAGTAAGTGTTCTATCTGGAAGAAAATCTGCAGCCTCGAAGATTCAGGATGTGTGA
- a CDS encoding cyclic lactone autoinducer peptide → MKSFIAKQTSSMLEASARFFATVMKIGLHSPEAPKELRK, encoded by the coding sequence ATGAAATCATTCATTGCTAAGCAAACTTCTTCAATGCTTGAAGCATCCGCCCGATTCTTCGCTACTGTTATGAAGATTGGTCTGCACAGCCCGGAAGCACCTAAAGAATTGCGTAAGTAA
- the spoIVB gene encoding SpoIVB peptidase, with translation MPGLLFAFFLSLSGITGPLQSYAAPLDQLNKQVQGTDQELKVIPGGQTIGVKVKSAGVLVVGHHLIEVSEQSKLSPGENSGLVPGDLMVSIDGVKLDEVSKVAKLVERAGKAGDTLTIVYKRGGKEHTARLTPAYDRNDKVWRLGLYIRDSAAGVGTLTFYAPEQGVYGALGHVITDMNTGTPIVVGSGHIVQSTVTSISKSQDGDPGEKRAVFLKESQVLGNVQSNTDFGIFGKMTRNPEHSLYKQPIPVAMSNEVKEGPAQILTVVDGQQVERFDVEIIHVAHQQTPATKGLVLRITDPRLIEKTGGIVQGMSGSPIVQDGRLIGAVTHVFVNDPKSGYGCFIEWMLKDSGVAEQIEGSPYNLKAV, from the coding sequence ATGCCCGGTCTTTTATTTGCCTTCTTTCTAAGCTTATCAGGCATAACGGGACCTCTTCAGAGCTATGCTGCACCGCTTGATCAACTGAACAAGCAGGTGCAAGGAACTGACCAGGAGCTTAAGGTTATTCCGGGAGGTCAGACGATTGGCGTGAAAGTAAAATCTGCAGGTGTACTTGTTGTTGGCCATCATTTGATTGAAGTGTCTGAGCAGTCCAAGCTTTCCCCCGGAGAGAACAGCGGGCTTGTTCCGGGTGACCTGATGGTCTCCATTGACGGGGTGAAGCTGGACGAGGTATCCAAGGTAGCGAAGCTGGTGGAGCGTGCAGGCAAAGCAGGAGACACTCTGACCATCGTGTACAAACGCGGCGGTAAAGAGCATACAGCCAGGCTTACTCCCGCTTATGACCGTAATGACAAGGTATGGAGACTGGGGCTTTATATCCGTGATTCCGCGGCGGGTGTCGGCACCTTAACCTTTTATGCTCCGGAGCAGGGAGTTTATGGCGCTCTGGGCCATGTCATTACGGACATGAACACCGGTACTCCGATTGTGGTGGGCAGCGGTCATATCGTGCAATCCACTGTAACCTCGATCTCCAAGAGCCAGGATGGTGATCCCGGAGAGAAGCGTGCTGTTTTTCTCAAGGAGAGCCAGGTGCTGGGGAATGTGCAGAGCAATACGGATTTCGGAATTTTCGGCAAAATGACCAGGAACCCCGAGCACAGTCTTTATAAACAGCCGATTCCGGTTGCAATGAGCAATGAAGTGAAGGAAGGTCCGGCGCAGATTCTAACCGTGGTTGACGGGCAGCAGGTGGAGCGGTTTGATGTGGAGATCATCCATGTAGCGCATCAGCAGACGCCGGCAACCAAAGGGCTGGTGCTGCGCATTACCGACCCGCGCTTGATTGAGAAGACCGGCGGCATTGTGCAAGGCATGAGCGGCAGCCCTATTGTGCAGGACGGACGTTTAATCGGAGCGGTAACCCATGTATTCGTCAATGATCCCAAATCGGGGTATGGCTGCTTCATCGAATGGATGCTCAAAGACTCCGGTGTAGCAGAGCAAATAGAAGGTTCTCCCTACAATCTTAAGGCGGTATAG
- the spo0A gene encoding sporulation transcription factor Spo0A: MQNIEVLLADDNREFTNLLAEYITEQEDMTVTGIAYNGEEVLQMLSGARKIPDVLILDIIMPHLDGLGVLERLRDMDLNPQPKIIMLTAFGQENITQRAVQLGASYYILKPFDMEVLANRVRQLVGAQGSMSSSPNMSNYSGSRASSNNNVVPLSKGKNLDANITSIIHEIGVPAHIKGYQYLREAITMVYNNIEILGAITKTLYPAIAEKFKTTPSRVERAIRHAIEVAWTRGNIDSISHLFGYTINISKSKPTNSEFIAMVADKLRIEHKVS, translated from the coding sequence GTGCAGAATATTGAAGTGTTGTTGGCCGATGATAATAGGGAATTTACAAACTTGCTTGCCGAATACATTACGGAACAGGAAGATATGACCGTTACGGGCATCGCCTACAATGGTGAAGAAGTGCTTCAAATGCTTAGCGGGGCAAGAAAAATTCCCGATGTACTAATCCTCGATATTATCATGCCGCATTTGGACGGACTCGGCGTTCTGGAACGCCTGCGTGATATGGATCTTAATCCTCAACCAAAGATTATTATGCTGACTGCATTCGGCCAGGAGAACATCACTCAACGGGCTGTGCAGCTTGGCGCCTCTTACTATATTTTGAAGCCGTTCGATATGGAAGTGCTGGCCAACCGTGTGCGTCAGCTGGTCGGTGCACAGGGCAGTATGAGCAGTTCCCCGAACATGTCCAATTATTCCGGTTCAAGAGCATCTTCCAATAACAATGTTGTGCCGCTCTCCAAGGGCAAGAATCTGGATGCCAATATTACTTCGATCATCCACGAAATCGGTGTACCCGCACATATCAAAGGCTATCAGTATCTGCGTGAAGCGATTACGATGGTCTATAACAATATTGAAATTCTCGGAGCCATTACCAAAACGCTCTACCCAGCCATTGCGGAGAAGTTCAAGACCACTCCATCCCGCGTAGAACGGGCCATTCGCCATGCAATTGAGGTCGCCTGGACCCGTGGCAACATCGACAGCATCTCCCACCTGTTCGGCTATACCATTAATATCTCCAAATCTAAGCCGACTAACTCGGAATTTATTGCCATGGTAGCCGACAAGCTGCGGATTGAGCATAAGGTGTCTTGA
- a CDS encoding helix-turn-helix domain-containing protein — translation MNDFDHYPDELGDFIRHFRKARGLTLRGLEEKSGISYSQLSKIERGESIPLKDNLDKIIEALGSDLKNRMYHLADYMPDIEYIKTLKQGYKQSQDYRYETAFNKLKAFRAKEGKETSYVSFDSDEVIVYETEYGAGMVIEKIEKYNLTDVLNDKFEGNLDSLRKQPRKGRQAYLFGEWLREYIYELKEEEQDEIIQALKEFTQFKAQQVKGAFK, via the coding sequence ATGAACGATTTCGATCATTATCCCGATGAGCTCGGAGACTTTATCCGGCACTTCAGGAAAGCGCGAGGTTTGACCTTAAGGGGTCTGGAAGAGAAGAGCGGCATCAGCTACTCACAGCTCAGCAAGATTGAACGGGGAGAAAGCATTCCTCTAAAAGACAACCTGGACAAAATAATCGAAGCGCTCGGAAGTGATCTCAAGAACCGGATGTACCACCTGGCCGATTACATGCCTGATATTGAATATATTAAGACGTTGAAGCAGGGATACAAGCAGTCACAGGATTACAGATATGAGACAGCTTTTAATAAGCTGAAGGCGTTTCGGGCTAAGGAAGGTAAGGAGACGTCTTATGTTTCGTTTGATTCAGACGAAGTGATCGTTTATGAAACGGAATATGGGGCAGGAATGGTAATAGAAAAAATTGAGAAATATAATCTTACGGATGTACTCAATGACAAGTTTGAAGGAAATCTGGATTCACTGCGGAAGCAGCCCCGCAAAGGCCGGCAAGCCTATCTGTTCGGGGAGTGGCTGAGGGAGTATATCTACGAGCTCAAGGAAGAGGAGCAGGACGAGATTATTCAGGCTTTGAAGGAATTTACCCAGTTTAAGGCGCAGCAGGTTAAAGGGGCTTTTAAATAG
- a CDS encoding DinB family protein yields the protein MNQRPEKSEYLEYQTAYISLVPSEGDLATILREQSKEIFALLEGLTEEQGSYRYAPGKWSIKQMIGHLTDNDRIMSYRLLCFARGEQAPLPGYEENDYVAAGDFDRFSLKEMLLHYRIVRESTLALLESLPADSWTKAGQFFSVPMTVRAQACVIIGHERHHMNVLQERYLKQA from the coding sequence ATGAATCAGCGTCCGGAAAAAAGCGAATATTTGGAGTATCAGACAGCGTACATCTCTTTAGTACCATCTGAGGGAGATTTGGCAACTATTCTCCGCGAGCAGTCAAAAGAAATCTTTGCGCTGCTGGAGGGTCTCACCGAAGAGCAGGGAAGCTACAGGTACGCCCCGGGAAAGTGGAGCATCAAGCAGATGATTGGCCATTTGACGGATAACGACAGGATCATGTCTTACCGCCTGCTTTGTTTTGCCAGAGGTGAGCAGGCGCCGCTGCCCGGATATGAGGAGAATGATTATGTAGCGGCAGGGGATTTCGACCGGTTCAGCTTAAAGGAAATGCTGCTTCATTACCGGATCGTGCGTGAGTCTACACTTGCACTTCTGGAAAGCCTGCCGGCTGATTCGTGGACCAAGGCTGGCCAGTTCTTCTCGGTACCTATGACAGTCAGAGCCCAGGCCTGCGTGATCATCGGACATGAACGGCATCATATGAATGTATTGCAGGAGCGTTATTTGAAGCAGGCGTGA
- a CDS encoding thymidine kinase: MAQLFFKYGAMNSGKSIEILKVAHNYEEQGKSVLIFTPSLDDRDEVGYISSRIGLRKQAIPVDENTDIFSIVSRNLPKPHCVLIDECQFLSKDCILQLVRIVDELNIPVMAFGLKNDFQNNLFEGSKYMLIYADKIEEMKTICWFCERKATMALRVENGKPVYSGKQIQIGGNEAYYPVCRKCHKNPPL, from the coding sequence GTGGCACAGTTGTTTTTCAAGTATGGGGCAATGAACAGCGGTAAATCCATTGAGATTCTCAAGGTAGCCCATAATTACGAGGAGCAGGGCAAGTCGGTGCTCATTTTCACTCCATCCCTGGACGATCGGGACGAGGTCGGGTATATTTCCTCCCGCATCGGACTGCGCAAGCAGGCCATACCTGTCGACGAGAATACAGATATTTTCAGCATTGTAAGCCGTAATCTGCCGAAGCCCCACTGCGTGCTGATTGATGAATGCCAGTTCCTCAGCAAAGACTGCATCCTCCAGCTTGTGCGGATCGTGGATGAATTGAACATTCCGGTCATGGCCTTCGGCCTGAAAAATGATTTCCAGAACAATCTTTTCGAAGGCAGCAAGTATATGCTGATTTACGCCGATAAAATTGAAGAGATGAAGACCATCTGCTGGTTCTGCGAACGGAAAGCCACGATGGCGCTGCGGGTTGAGAACGGCAAGCCCGTCTACAGCGGCAAACAAATCCAAATCGGCGGCAATGAAGCTTATTACCCGGTCTGCCGCAAATGTCACAAGAATCCTCCTTTGTAA
- a CDS encoding TlyA family RNA methyltransferase, producing the protein MEHPKERIDVLLVEQGFYESREKAKAAIMAGLVLADEERIEKAGMKVPRSSTLKVKGAVHPYVSRGGLKLEKALRKFEIGLNGRIMLDIGASTGGFTDCALQNGASYVYAIDVGYNQLDWSLRNDERVSVMERTNFRYMTPPDLQGPVPDFASIDVSFISLKIILPPLKALLNRPADIAALIKPQFEAGREKVGKSGVVRDPAVHKEVLVNVLTMAAGLGYRLEGLTFSPITGGEGNIEFLAHWKLLPEAEDAAGEAQLEAAAAPLSPNDNFAALADDVIKEATATFTANTNGNSSKKR; encoded by the coding sequence ATGGAACACCCTAAAGAACGGATAGATGTATTGTTAGTGGAGCAAGGCTTTTATGAAAGCCGGGAGAAGGCTAAGGCTGCGATTATGGCCGGTCTTGTTCTGGCGGATGAAGAACGGATCGAGAAAGCCGGCATGAAGGTGCCCCGCAGCTCCACCCTGAAAGTGAAGGGCGCCGTGCATCCTTATGTCAGCCGCGGCGGCCTCAAGCTGGAGAAGGCTTTACGCAAGTTTGAGATCGGCCTGAATGGACGGATTATGCTCGATATTGGGGCTTCCACCGGCGGGTTTACTGATTGTGCGCTGCAGAACGGGGCAAGCTACGTCTATGCCATTGATGTCGGTTATAACCAGCTGGACTGGAGCCTGCGCAATGATGAGCGGGTCAGCGTGATGGAACGGACCAATTTCCGTTATATGACGCCTCCTGACCTGCAGGGTCCGGTTCCGGACTTCGCGAGCATTGATGTATCCTTCATCTCGCTCAAAATTATCCTTCCTCCGCTCAAGGCACTGCTGAACCGTCCGGCGGACATTGCCGCACTGATTAAACCGCAGTTCGAGGCAGGACGTGAGAAGGTTGGCAAATCCGGCGTGGTGCGTGATCCGGCGGTTCATAAGGAAGTGCTGGTGAATGTGCTGACTATGGCTGCAGGGCTTGGTTACCGGCTGGAGGGCCTGACGTTCTCGCCGATTACCGGCGGGGAAGGCAACATTGAGTTCCTGGCGCATTGGAAGCTGCTGCCTGAAGCAGAGGATGCCGCAGGTGAAGCGCAGCTGGAAGCAGCGGCTGCTCCCCTCAGCCCTAATGACAATTTCGCAGCGTTGGCTGATGATGTTATCAAGGAAGCCACAGCAACCTTTACTGCGAACACCAACGGAAACTCATCGAAAAAACGATGA